The Chryseobacterium indologenes genomic sequence AAGTTCAGGCTTTAGTTTTTATTTGGTTGATATATAACAATACAAAACCCACTAGAAATTAGTAAAGGGATTGAGATACAAGAGCCCAGAGCGAAGAACCAAGACGAATGAAAGTCTTGTATCTAGCATCTAGGATCTGTAAGTCTAAAAAGACAGTCTCGTAGCTCAGCTGGTTAGAGCGCTACACTGATAATGTAGAGGTCGGCAGTTCGAGCCTGCCCGAGACTACTAATTAAAAAGACGGGAAGACATCAGATATGAGACATCAGACATTTAAGTCTGAGATCTGGGATCTGATATCTGAAGTCTACTAGCGGGGAATTAGCTCAGCTGGCTAGAGCGCCTGCCTTGCACGCAGGAGGTCAAGGGTTCGACTCCCTTATTCTCCACAGTTTTGTGAGTTTGATTTAAAAGTTACGGATGGAGCCAAAAACAACATCTGTTTATCAGACGAGCAAGAAGCAATTAAGATCATTGACATTAACGGTAAAGACATCACAAAGAGATAACCGAGCACTTTCGAGTGCGAAGTTTAAAAATATTAATTAGCATTGAATGCTAATGACAAAACTAAACTAATATAATTATTAGGAAAGAAATCGTTAAGGGCGTATGGCGGATGCCTAGGCTTTCAGAGGCGAAGAAGGACGTGGTAAGCTGCGAAAAGCTGCGGGGATTGGCACACACGAATTGATCCGCAGATGTCCGAATGGGGCAACCCGGCATGTTGAAGACATGTCATCCCTTAGGGGAAGCAAACCCGGAGAACTGAAACATCTAAGTACCCGGAGGAAAAGAAATCGAAGAGATTCCGTAAGTAGTGGCGAGCGAAAGCGGATTAGCCCAAAAGTCTTTTTATATTTAGAAGAATGTTCTGGAAAGAACAGCCATAGACGGTGATAGCCCGGTATTCGAAAGGTATATTAAGATGATAAATGAGTAGGGCGGGACACGTGAAATCCTGTCTGAATATGGGGGACCATCCTCCAAGGCTAAATACTCCTGAAAGACCGATAGTGAACAAGTACTGTGAAGGAAAGGTGAAAAGCACTTCGAATAGAAGGGTGAAATAGAACCTGAAACCGTACGCCTACAAGCGGTCGGAGCAGCGTAATGCTGTGACGGCGTGCCTTTTGCATAATGAGCCTACGAGTTAATTTTACTAGCGAGGTTAAGGTATTAAGTACCGGAGCCGGAGCGAAAGCGAGTCTGAATAGGGCGCATAGTTAGTAGGATTAGACGCGAAACCTTGTGATCTACCCATGGGCAGGTTGAAGCTCTGGTAACACAGAGTGGAGGACCGAACCGGTTGACGTTGAAAAGTCTTCGGATGACCTGTGGGTAGGGGTGAAAGGCCAATCAAACTGGGAGATAGCTCGTACTCTCCGAAATGCATTTAGGTGCAGCGTCGTATATAAGTTTATTAGAGGTAGAGCTACTGATTGGATGCGGGGGTTTCACCGCCTACCAATTCCTGACAAACTCCGAATGCTAATAAATGTTCTACGGCAGTGAGGGCATGGGTGCTAAGGTCCATGTCCGAGAGGGAAAGAACCCAGACCAACAGCTAAGGTCCCCAAATATATGTTAAGTTGAAGCAACGCGGTTGGACTGCATTGACAGCTAGGATGTTGGCTTGGAAGCAGCCATTCATTTAAAGAGTGCGTAACAGCTCACTAGTCGAGCGGTCCGGCATGGATAATAATCGGGCATAAACATATTACCGAAGCTATGGATTTGTATTTAAGATACATCTGGTAGGAGAGCATTCTATTTGCGCCGAAGCAGTACTGTGAGGTATTGTGGAGCGGATAGAAAAGAAAATGTAGGCATAAGTAACGATAAAGCAGGCGAGAAACCTGCTCACCGAAAGACTAAGGTTTCCTCAGCCATGCTAATCAGCTGAGGGTTAGTCGGGACCTAACGCGAACCCGAAAGGGGTAGTGGATGGACAATGGGTTAATATTCCCATACTTGCTCACACTAAAAAGGGGACGGAGTGCCGTACTTACTGGAGACTGACGGAATAGTCAAGGCCTAGCCTTCGGGCGAAGCTGCTGTAGGGAAAGTGCTTCCAAGAAAAGCCGAAGTGAAGCAACCCGTACCAAAACCGACACAGGTAGTCGAGGAGAGAATCCTAAGGTGCTAGAGTGAATCATGGTTAAGGAACTAGGCAAAATAGTCTCGTAACTTCGGGAGAAGAGACGCCATCAGCAATGGTGGCCGCAGTAAAGAGGCCCAGGCGACTGTTTATCAAAAACACAGGACTCTGCAAAATCGAAAGATGCAGTATAGGGTCTGACACCTGCCCGGTGCTGGAAGGTTAAGGAAGGTGCTTAGCGTAAGCGAAGGCATTGACTGAAGCCCCAGTAAACGGCGGCCGTAACTATAACGGTCCTAAGGTAGCGAAATTCCTTGTCGGGTAAGTTCCGACCTGCACGAATGGTGTAACGATCTGGGCACTGTCTCAACCATGAGCTCTGTGAAATTGTAGTATCGGTGAAGATGCCGATTACCCGCAATGGGACGAAAAGACCCTGTGAACCTTTACTATAACTTCGTATTGACTTTGAGTAAGTAATGTGTAGGATAGGTGGGAGGCTTTGAAGCTGGCACGCTAGTGTTGGTGGAGCCGACGTTGAAATACCACCCTTTACTTACTTGGAGCCTAACTTCTTTCAGAAGGACATTGCGTGGTGGGTAGTTTGACTGGGGTGGTCGCCTCCAAAAGAGTAACGGAGGCTTTCAAAGGTACCCTCAGCACGCTTGGTAACCGTGCGTAGAGTGTAATGGCATAAGGGTGCTTGACTGTGAGACCAACAAGTCGATCAGGTGCGAAAGCAGGACATAGTGATCCGGTGGTTCCGTATGGAAGGGCCATCGCTCATAGGATAAAAGGTACTCCGGGGATAACAGGCTAGTCTCCCCCAAGAGCTCACATCGACGGGGAGGTTCGGCACCTCGATGTCGGCTCGTCACATCCTGGGGCTGGAGAAGGTCCCAAGGGTTGGGCTGTTCGCCCATTAAAGTGGCACGCGAGCTGGGTTCAGAACGTCGTGAGACAGTTCGGTCTCTATCTATTGCGGGCGTTAGATGTTTGAGAGGGCTTGATTCTAGTACGAGAGGACCGAATTGAACAAACCTCTGGTGTATCAGTTGTACCGCCAGGTGCACTGCTGAGTAGCTACGTTTGGAAGAGATAAGCACTGAAGGCATATAAGTGCGAAACTCGCCTCAAGATGAGACATCTTTTAAGGGTCGTTGGAGATGACGACGTTGATAGGCTACAGGTGTAAAGGCAGTAATGTCATAGCCGAGTAGTACTAATTACCCGTAGATTTATAGCCTGATAAGGCGCACAAGAAAGTGCAGCAAGGTTAGCTCTTTGTGAAAGTTTTTATCGCTTAAAACAGATATCAGAGATGATCTCTCAGATCTCAGGCATTGGTCTGACATCTGAAGTCTTACCACTGACATCTTATATACAACCTTTAGGGTGGTTTTAGCGGTGGGGCTCACCTGTTCCCATTCCGAACACAGAAGTTAAGCCCACCAGCGCCGATGGTACTGCTAACGCGGGAGAGTAGGCCGCCGCCAGTTTTTATTTTATTTTTAAAAAGTCTCATACAGCAATGTATGAGACTTTTTTTGCTTTATACCTAAGCAGGTTACAGATTATAGCTTACAGGTTACAGGCTATAGCCTATAGGCCCTAATCCACTAGATCATTCCTGATTGATCATTTTCAACTCTCAATTCTCAATTTTCAACTTATTTATAGATCGTATTCTTTATTATGTATCTGTATTAATAGTAGAGAATACACGGATTTGTTATATGATCTATTTATTTTTGCTTTTTATTTTGAAAATTATGTAACTTAGTGATATCCAAAATAATTACAAATCTAAATTATATATTATGAAAAAACTTTTATTCCCTCTCTTATTGTTGGCAGCTGGAACGAATGTGTACGCCCAGGATCTTTTTGCAATTACAGGAAAAGATACCCAGAGTATTAATTTCAATGATATTCGTACGTTGGATGTAACGAATGGTACCCCAGGAGAAAAGATTTTTATGGCAGATTCTCCTGTGCAGGTATTTTCTCAGGCCAGAAAAGGTATAATTACAGAAGATAAAAATTCTTACAACAATTCTCAGGCGGTTACAATGGCAGCCCTGGCATATGACCCTTCCAACAATAACCTTGTCTATATGCCGATGTTTTCTTCTAATATTTATGTTTTTAACCCCCAAACAAAGGAGATTACACTTATTGATAATAATATAGGAAAAGTATCGTCATGTGATATCAATTCCCATATAACCAGGATGACGACAGGATATGATGGAAATATTTATGCGCTTAATAATGCAGGGACTCAATTTTTACAGATAAGTAAAAAAGGAGGACAATATGTAGTGAATGATTTGGGAATTGTAAAAGATGATGCTTCTAATGGCAGGAATTCTTTTACTGAAATGCAGACAGGCTTTGGAGGAGATATGATTGCTGACGCCGATCATAATTTCTACGTTTTTGCGGCTTCCGGAAACGTTTTTAAAGTCTCTGCTAAGGAGATGAAGGCTAAATTCATAGGTAAAATTGCAGGAGTGCCTGATAATTACTCTGTAAATGGTTCTGCTGTGAATGCACAGGGAAAAGTAGTTATCGCCAGTGCTAAGGGTGCGCCCATGTATGAAGTTGATCTGTCTACATTACAGGCAAAGCAGCTTCCGGGAGAAGATAATCTGCATATTTATGATTTGGCCAGTAAATATTTCGCTAATGATAAAAAGGCTTCAGCTGATGTATTAGCTAAAAATCTTGACATTTATCCAACAAGGGTTACCGAACATACTATCACTGTAGCCGGCGGTCAAAATGTAAGGGGAAATATGAAGCTGAATATTTTTGATATGTCGGGTAAAAATGTGATGTCACAGAATATTTCTGTAAAAGATAGTTCTACACACCGGAAGATAGATCTCAAAGGTCTTCTGACGGGTGCCTATATTGCAAGTATTAATGATGAGTCAGGAAAAGTTTTGCTTAATAAAAAGATTCTTGTCACAGAATAAATGATAGCTCCTAACTTGAAGTATATAAGACCTTTTCAAAATATTTGAGAAGGTTTTTTAATGATTATTTGATAGACAATAAGTTTTATTTTTCGATATTAAAATGTAATTTTAAAAAAAATTATAGATGAAGCTATATTTTAATGTAGGATATATTGTAAAAGCTGGAGAGAGTCTGGAGCTGATCATTGGTGATGAAGGATTTGCTGCTAAGGCCCATACGATGTTTTGTGCAGAAAATGATTTATGGAGATGTGAGGTTGATTATTTTTCAAAGGTGATTTCTTATCATTACAGGGTTGTAGATCATAAGGGAAATACTTTGCGAGACGAATTTGTTAAGCATCAGCTTTCTTTTCCGCACAATTATAAGGAGTTCATCATTTTTGATGAATGGAATAATAAAAACTTTCCTGAGAATTATTTAAACAATAAGATTCTTTACAATAAGCTTCATGATTTTATTCCTGAAAAAGCAGCAATTTTAAAGAAGCACACGCATCTATTCAGAATTGAAGCTCCCATTTATAATCCGGACTGGAAAATTGTTTTATTTGGAAACACACCGTCTTTGGGAGGCTGGGATTATGGAAAAGTTGTTCATCTGTCTCAGACAGATTTTGGGGTTTGGGAAGTTTCTGTTGATATTCCTGAAAATGAGCCGATAGAATTTAAATATTGTCTTTACAGTATCAGTGAAAATAGAGTTATTGATGTTGAAACAGGCGGAAACCGTTTAACGGTTGCGAATCTGTTGCCGGATGTGCTGCAGATTGTTTCTAATCATTACTTTAGATTTAAAGGGTATCAGATGTATCATGATGCAGGAGTTGCAGTTCCTGTATTTTCCCTGAGAAGCGAAGAAGGTTTTGGAGTCGGGGAATTTGCAGATATTAAAAAGCTGGCAGATTGGGCAAAAAATACCAATCTCGGTATTATTCAGATCTTGCCTATTAATGATACGACGGCCAATTATTCATGGACCGATTCTTACCCTTATGCCGCTGTATCTGTCTACGCCTTACATCCACAATATATTTCATTGGAGAAGCTTGAATTCCCATTACCGAAAGAGTTAGTTGAAGGCTATGGTGTTGAGAAACAACAATTAAATGCTCTTACTCTGATTGATTACGAAAAAATGATATCCGGTAAATGGAAATACCTTAAAGCTGTTTTCAATACCGAAAAAGATAAAATTTATAAAGATCGGAACTTTAAAAAGTTTATCAAAGATAACGAACATTGGTTGGTTCCATACGCAGCATTTTGTGTTTTAAGGGATAAATATAAAACCCCCAATTTCAACGAGTGGAAAACACATAAAAAATATATTGCAGGAAAGGTCTCCCAGTTTTTTACCACAAAGTCTAAAGATTATGATGCCTCAATGCTTCATGCCTGGGTACAGTATGAGTTGCATTGTCAGCTAAAAGATGCTGTAGATTATGCTCATCAACTGGGGATTTCGTTAAAAGGAGATTTGCCGATCGGTATTTACAGATATTCAGTAGAAGCCTGGACAGAACCTGAATTGTTCGGTATGGATTTCCAGGCGGGAGCTCCACCAGACCAGTTTACTGAACTGGGGCAAAATTGGGAATTTCCAACGTATAATTGGGAAGCTATGAAGGCTGATGATTACCGATGGTGGAAAAACAGGTTCAAAGCATTGGAGCAATATTTTGATGCCATGAGAATTGATCATATTCTTGGGTTTTTCAGGATCTGGAGAATGCCCATTTCTGCAGTTCAGGGAATATTAGGCTATTTTTACCCGGCAGTTCCTATTGTTCTGGAGGAATTTAAAGCGTGGCAGATTCCTTTTAATGTGGAGAGATATTGTCAACCATTTATCAACAATAAGATTTTATGGGATTATTTTGGCGAGGACAGTGAAAAAGCATTGGAGTTTATCAATGATAACGGTGATGGAACTTATTCCTTTAAAAAAGAATTTGATACCCAAAGAAAACTTGCCGAGTTTTTCATAAAAAACCCACGAGGTTCACTTGAGGAACAGTTAATTTCGCTCTGTGCTAATGTTTTGTTCCTTGTAGAGCAAAGAAAAGGGGAGACGGTGTATCATCCGAGATTTAATGTATTTAATACAGAATCTTATCAATATTTGCCGGAACCGGAGCAGAAAAGTATTTATGATCTGTACCATGATTATTTCTTTAGAAGACAGGATCATCTGTGGTATGAGAAAGCTATGGAAAAGTTACCTGTCATCCTGAATGCTACGAAAATGCTCATCTGCGGTGAAGATTTGGGAATGGTACCTGCCTGCGTTCCTGTTGTAATGGATGAATTGGGAATCATTGCCCTGAAAGTTCAACGTATGCCTTCGGAAAATATTCCGTTTTATAACCCCAAATATGCAAATTACATGAATGTGGTTACAGCCTCTTCCCACGACAGTTCCACATTGAGACAGTGGTGGAAAGAAGATCTTACCCTCACCCAAAGATATTTTAACCAACAGCTCATTCAGTATGGAAAAGCTCCCGCTGAATTGAGCCCGGAGCTCGCAGAAATCATTATGAAGCAACATCTCTATAATGAAGCGATGCTGGCTATTTTCCCGATTCAGGAATTCCTCGCCACAGACGTTACGCTTGCCAATAAAAATATTGATGATGAAAGAATTAATAATCCGGCAGTTTTTCCACATTATTGGCGATACAGAATGCATATAAAGCTGGAAGATCTAAAGCAAAAACAAGCTTTCAATGAAAAAATTGCTTTTTGGGTGAAAGATAGTGGAAGGTCATAATTTTTATTATTGATTATCAGTTGATTGTAAATAATTTAAAAGAAGTTTGATCTTTTGATTTAACTTCTTTTTTTTATTTTTATCAAAAAGATAGAATTGAGATATTCTGCTATATATTAACCAATTAACAACTATAGAGATGAAAAAAATATTTTTAGGATTAGCTTTCGGGTTAGGCGTCTTGACGTCCGCTCAGCAGTATCCTAACAATGGTTGGGGAGATGATGGTTATTATCAGAATGATGGAGGCTATTATAGCAATGAAGATGACAGAAGCTATTTTCCTGATGATTATTATTACAATTATCCTCAGGACTATTATCCAAGTGATTACTACCAGAATTACTATAACGATTACAGAAATAGTATTGTCAATATCAACTGGAATGGTTTCTTTGTACAGAACAGATTAAGCCGCTGGCAGATTGATCAGATTATCAGATTGAATAATCTATATGCGAGTTTCGCAGCGTGGGATAATTTTTACAGATATAATCCGGACAGATGGTATTATGATAGATTTTATGCACTGGAAAGGATTTTAGGACCAAGGGTTTTTGTAGTTTTCAGAAACGATTATTACAGAGGGATGAATCCTGTCGTTTATTTCCAGAATTACAGAAGGACCTATTATGTTCCGAGATATGCTGTAATGCCAAGATATCGAAATGTAAATATCAACATCTACAGGATGGACAGGTCAAGATTCCGCAGAATGGATAATCCTACGTTTGATATTATCAGAAGAGACAACGGATTCCGTGGGCCGGTAAGAGATGGAAGCAACAATTCAGGCGGTTTCAGGAATGATAATGTAGGAACAAGAAATAATAATACCGGTGGTTTCAGGGATAACTCTAATAATAATGGAGGGTTCAAAGGAAATTCAAACCATAGCGGAGGATTCAGAGACAACTCGGACAATAGAGGATTTAAAGGAAATGCTGGCAATAATGGAGGTTTTAGAAATGGTGGCGGTTTCAGAGAAAATAATGAAGTAAGAAGGGAAGCCCCCAAAAGACAGGATAACGGCGGATTCCGTGGAAATGAAGGAGGAGGATTCAGAGGACGATCAGAACATTCAGCTCCAAGACAGGAAAACCGTGGTAATAACGGAGGATTTCGAGGGAGTTTAGTTAGGAATTAATTTTCATATATTATATTTAAGTGGTGTGAAGGACAGGTTTTTATAAATCTGTCCTTTTTTGTGTTTATTTTTAATTTATTTTAGTTAAAATTTAACATTATTTATGAATGCGTTAATTTAACTTAGGTTTTAATTGTTAATCAAAAAGGTATATAACAATTAATTAAATTTTTAAAAATGAAAAAATTAGTTTTAGCAATAGCGTTTATAGGAATGGGAAGTTTTGCAATGGCACAACAAACTACTCCACAGGATAGGGAAGCAAGGAGAGCAGAGATGCAGCAGAAAATGCATCAAAAAGAACAGGAACATTTAGCACAAATGCAAAAAGATCTTAACCTTAATCAGTCTCAGGTTGACCAGATAAAAGCCCTTAAGGACAAAAGAAAAGCTGAAATGAAAGCCGAGTTTGAAAAAACTAAGGTCGACAGACAGGCTAAGATGGAAGCAATGAAGGTCAAAAGAGCACAGATGGATGCTGATATGAAAAAAATTCTTACTCCTCAACAGTTTGATAAATGGCAGGCTGACAGAGATGCTAAAATGGAGAAAAGAAAGATGGCAATGAAAGAAAGAAGAATGATGAAAAAGCCAATGACTACAGGAGCTGTTGAACCAAAATAAGAGTTCATAATTTCAATTTTTGAATGTGGTAAGGATGGAAAATGTTCCATCCTTTTTGTATTAATTTTAAGTAAAACCTTTGATGTCGGGCATATATTCCCTATTTTTGACTATAAATTTAATACTTATGGTTAGCGAAAAAATTGCAAAATTAATTAATGAACAAATAGCTCACGAACAATATGCTGCTCAATATTATCTTTCAATGTCTGCCTGGTTTTCAGGGAAAGATCTTGACGGAATTGCCAACTACTTCAGAGTACAAAGCAAAGAAGAATTAATGCATGCAGATAAAATGTTCGATTATTTGAATGATGTAGGAGGAGAAATCATTATCGGAGAAATTGCAAAACCGCCACATGAGTTCGACAGCGCAACGGATATTTTCGAGAAAGCTCTGGCACACGAGAAAATTGTAACGAAAAGCATTTTCAACATTGTGAAGAATGCTAATGAGGAAGGAGATTTTGCGACAACATCTTTCCTGCAATGGTTTATCAACGAACAGGTAGAAGAGGAGGCAAGTGCTTCTCAGTATGTAACGAAGATTAAAATGGTATGCGATAATCCGTCGGCATTATATCTTTTGATCAGGAATTATCACAAAGAGTATTTACTCCGAACACAACTGCTTAAGATTAAACAATCTTTCAGAAAATATAAAAAGCCGTTATCATTGAATAGCGGCTTTTTTATTGAGATTATATTTTTTTCTTATTTTTTACGAGTGTACGCCAGCCCAAATAAATTCCCAGAACAGCAAGAAACAAAACATAAAACAAGATTCCCTGAGGATAATCTTTTGCCATGAGAATGATGATCATCGGAGTAATACCTCCAAAAATGGCCTGCCCTAAATTGTAGGAAAACGAAATTCCGGAAATCCGCACCGACGCAGGAAATCTGTGAATCATAATGTATGGAATGCATCCTAAAACTCCTCCGGCAAATAAACCTGTTGTGGCGTATAATATTGATAATCCTTCCGGTTTCATATGGATCAGTTTCTGGAGGAAGAACCAGCTGCAAATCCCGAAACAGGTACTCCAGAGCATCAACATTCTGCCTGCTCCTTTTCTGTCGCACATCATTCCTCCCAATACGGCTCCCAGGCTAATGCTGATCAATGTATAGCTTTGCATGGTGATGGCATCTTTCCTTGGAATACTAAAGAAATCACTCATCAAATTGGGGATCATCAGGGTGAGAAGGATAGAACAACCTGTAAAAATCCAGGTGAGCAGAAGGGAAAAACTGATATCCGGAAGATGAGACTGAAAGATCTTTTGCAATGGGATTTTCTCGCTTAACGTTTTCTTTTCCTTCATTTCAATAAAAACCGGGGTTTCCTTGAGATACCTGCGGAGGAAGATGGTAATGATACCAAATAAACCTCCCAGGATGAAAGGATACCTCCAGGCTCCGTTGAAAATTTCTTCTGCTGAAAAGGAGGTATTGATGTAAAGGGTAATGGCAGAACCCAGTAATACTCCCATCGAAAGGCTCGCCGTTATCATCGAATCTGCTAATCCGACCCGGTTACCCGGTACATGTTCAGCGACAAATACCCAGGCTGCAGGAATTTCGCCTCCTATAGCAAAGCCTTGTAAAATCCGTACCACCAGAAGCAATATAGGCGCAAAATATCCGATTTGTTGATAGGTTGGTAAAAAGCCTATGGCCAACGTTGGAAATACCATCAGTACAATGGATAGGAAAAACATTTTCTTTCTCCCGAAAAGATCACCAAAATGTGCCATGATCATTCCTCCGACCGGCCGTACAAAAAAACCTGCAGCAAATGTACCGTAAGTATTCATGGATGCCCAGAAAGAATCTAAGGTAGGCGGGAAGAAATGTTCTCCGATGATTTTTGCGAAAAAAATAAAGACTACAAAATCATAAAACTCCAACATTCCTCCAAAAGAAGACAGGATCAATGTTCTGATATCATGTTTGTTTAATTGCCTCGGCCGGGTAAAAGTGGGCATCTCCATATTAATTTGGTATCTGTATAATTTAATCTAAGATATACAAAATATGAAAATCATGAGTTTGTTCAGAAATGTTTATTGAAATTAATTTGATTCCTGATGCAATGCCGTATTTTTTGGTGTGAAATTATTTTCTATCTTATTATCTGTCATAAAAGCATGATAGCCATTCTTGTAAAAAAATAAATACCCATCTACGATAAACATATCATTAAAAGGAAACTGACAA encodes the following:
- a CDS encoding T9SS type A sorting domain-containing protein, which encodes MKKLLFPLLLLAAGTNVYAQDLFAITGKDTQSINFNDIRTLDVTNGTPGEKIFMADSPVQVFSQARKGIITEDKNSYNNSQAVTMAALAYDPSNNNLVYMPMFSSNIYVFNPQTKEITLIDNNIGKVSSCDINSHITRMTTGYDGNIYALNNAGTQFLQISKKGGQYVVNDLGIVKDDASNGRNSFTEMQTGFGGDMIADADHNFYVFAASGNVFKVSAKEMKAKFIGKIAGVPDNYSVNGSAVNAQGKVVIASAKGAPMYEVDLSTLQAKQLPGEDNLHIYDLASKYFANDKKASADVLAKNLDIYPTRVTEHTITVAGGQNVRGNMKLNIFDMSGKNVMSQNISVKDSSTHRKIDLKGLLTGAYIASINDESGKVLLNKKILVTE
- a CDS encoding 4-alpha-glucanotransferase; this encodes MKLYFNVGYIVKAGESLELIIGDEGFAAKAHTMFCAENDLWRCEVDYFSKVISYHYRVVDHKGNTLRDEFVKHQLSFPHNYKEFIIFDEWNNKNFPENYLNNKILYNKLHDFIPEKAAILKKHTHLFRIEAPIYNPDWKIVLFGNTPSLGGWDYGKVVHLSQTDFGVWEVSVDIPENEPIEFKYCLYSISENRVIDVETGGNRLTVANLLPDVLQIVSNHYFRFKGYQMYHDAGVAVPVFSLRSEEGFGVGEFADIKKLADWAKNTNLGIIQILPINDTTANYSWTDSYPYAAVSVYALHPQYISLEKLEFPLPKELVEGYGVEKQQLNALTLIDYEKMISGKWKYLKAVFNTEKDKIYKDRNFKKFIKDNEHWLVPYAAFCVLRDKYKTPNFNEWKTHKKYIAGKVSQFFTTKSKDYDASMLHAWVQYELHCQLKDAVDYAHQLGISLKGDLPIGIYRYSVEAWTEPELFGMDFQAGAPPDQFTELGQNWEFPTYNWEAMKADDYRWWKNRFKALEQYFDAMRIDHILGFFRIWRMPISAVQGILGYFYPAVPIVLEEFKAWQIPFNVERYCQPFINNKILWDYFGEDSEKALEFINDNGDGTYSFKKEFDTQRKLAEFFIKNPRGSLEEQLISLCANVLFLVEQRKGETVYHPRFNVFNTESYQYLPEPEQKSIYDLYHDYFFRRQDHLWYEKAMEKLPVILNATKMLICGEDLGMVPACVPVVMDELGIIALKVQRMPSENIPFYNPKYANYMNVVTASSHDSSTLRQWWKEDLTLTQRYFNQQLIQYGKAPAELSPELAEIIMKQHLYNEAMLAIFPIQEFLATDVTLANKNIDDERINNPAVFPHYWRYRMHIKLEDLKQKQAFNEKIAFWVKDSGRS
- a CDS encoding ferritin codes for the protein MVSEKIAKLINEQIAHEQYAAQYYLSMSAWFSGKDLDGIANYFRVQSKEELMHADKMFDYLNDVGGEIIIGEIAKPPHEFDSATDIFEKALAHEKIVTKSIFNIVKNANEEGDFATTSFLQWFINEQVEEEASASQYVTKIKMVCDNPSALYLLIRNYHKEYLLRTQLLKIKQSFRKYKKPLSLNSGFFIEIIFFSYFLRVYASPNKFPEQQETKHKTRFPEDNLLP
- a CDS encoding MFS transporter, with product MPTFTRPRQLNKHDIRTLILSSFGGMLEFYDFVVFIFFAKIIGEHFFPPTLDSFWASMNTYGTFAAGFFVRPVGGMIMAHFGDLFGRKKMFFLSIVLMVFPTLAIGFLPTYQQIGYFAPILLLVVRILQGFAIGGEIPAAWVFVAEHVPGNRVGLADSMITASLSMGVLLGSAITLYINTSFSAEEIFNGAWRYPFILGGLFGIITIFLRRYLKETPVFIEMKEKKTLSEKIPLQKIFQSHLPDISFSLLLTWIFTGCSILLTLMIPNLMSDFFSIPRKDAITMQSYTLISISLGAVLGGMMCDRKGAGRMLMLWSTCFGICSWFFLQKLIHMKPEGLSILYATTGLFAGGVLGCIPYIMIHRFPASVRISGISFSYNLGQAIFGGITPMIIILMAKDYPQGILFYVLFLAVLGIYLGWRTLVKNKKKI